A stretch of the Arvicola amphibius chromosome 8, mArvAmp1.2, whole genome shotgun sequence genome encodes the following:
- the Tmem160 gene encoding transmembrane protein 160, whose product MGGGWWWARVARLARLRFRGSLLPLQRPRSGGARGSFAPGHGPRAGASPPPVSELDRADAWLLRKAHETAFLSWFRNGLLASGIGVISFMQSDMGREAAYGFFLLGGLCVVWGGASYAVGLAALRGPMQLSLAGAAAGVGAVLAASLLWACAVGLYMGQLELDVELVPDDDGAASTEGPDEAGRPPPE is encoded by the exons ATGGGAGGCGGCTGGTGGTGGGCTCGGGTCGCGCGCCTGGCCCGCCTGCGCTTCCGGGGGTCGCTGCTGCCACTTCAGCGTCCCCGCAGCGGGGGAGCGCGCGGGTCCTTTGCCCCCGGCCACGGCCCACGCGCGGGGGCCTCACCGCCCCCGGTGTCTGAGCTCGATCGCGCGGACGCTTGGCTCCTCCGCAAGGCGCACGAGACAG CTTTCCTCTCCTGGTTCCGAAATGGACTTCTGGCATCAGGCATTGGCGTCATCTCCTTCATGCAGAGTGACATGGGCCGAGAAGCTGCCTATG GCTTCTTCCTGCTGGGTGGCCTGTGCGTGGTGTGGGGCGGAGCCTCCTATGCAGTGGGCCTGGCAGCACTGCGGGGACCTATGCAGCTGTCTCTTGCCGGTGCTGCCGCTGGTGTGGGGGCAGTATTGGCTGCCAGTCTGCTCTGGGCTTGCGCTGTAGGCCTCTACATGGGACAGTTGGAACTGGACGTGGAATTGGTGCCTGATGATGATGGGGCAGCCTCTACGGAAGGCCCAGATGAAGCAGGACGGCCACCACCCGAGTAA